One Brassica napus cultivar Da-Ae chromosome A5, Da-Ae, whole genome shotgun sequence DNA window includes the following coding sequences:
- the LOC106410770 gene encoding non-specific lipid transfer protein GPI-anchored 25, producing MAATSNAVVLIVILAITFSSSSAVTETQAPSPLALTCTEELVMFSPCLPYVSAPPNNISDAPDPLCCSAFSTSVHSGAGNCLCYLLRQPMILGFPLDRSRLLSLSQICSDLSSDESFESICSPSESPELPPLQSIQFTAPFVYGDRASASSPSFAISREAAGVSPTSDQPSPETDSLSSTPESIINGSPKITSFCFLSTIIMTLPTSIFTRI from the exons ATGGCCGCCACAAGCAACGCCGTCGTGCTCATCGTCATACTTGCGATCaccttctcttcctcctccgcaGTGACGGAGACGCAGGCACCTTCTCCACTGGCTCTCACCTGTACGGAGGAGCTAGTCATGTTCTCTCCATGCCTTCCTTACGTCTCGGCTCCACCGAACAACATCTCAGACGCGCCGGATCCTCTTTGCTGCTCGGCTTTCTCCACATCCGTTCATTCCGGCGCCGGAAACTGCCTCTGTTATCTTCTCCGGCAACCTATGATCCTTGGATTCCCGTTGGATAGATCACGACTGCTTTCTCTTTCCCAGATCTGTAGCGATCTTAGCTCCGACGAATCTTTCGAGTCTATCTGCTCGCCATCAG AGTCGCCGGAGCTTCCGCCGCTTCAGAGCATTCAGTTCACAGCTCCTTTTGTTTACG GTGATAGAGCTTCCGCATCTTCTCCATCGTTCGCCATTTCACGGGAAGCCGCCGGAGTTTCACCAACCTCCGATCAACCCTCACCAGAAACAGATAGCTTATCATCAACACCAGAATCCATCATAAACGGCTCCCCAAAGATCACAAGCTTCTGCTTTCTCTCGACCATCATCATGACGCTGCCCACTTCTATCTTCACTCGTATCTGA
- the LOC125609434 gene encoding putative F-box/kelch-repeat protein At4g39600 gives MSLTAIGSGEEPPSKKLAIEPTTNLPLPDELVLGCFARASRLHYPILSLVSKTFRSLTSSPELYQTRSLLNRTENCLYVCLQFPNDPCLRWFTLCRKPDKALNNKKKKKKSSTSGNVLGQVRILGSPPPVEWSNLVAVGHKLYAVRDGPCSSDVFFLDCRTHTWVETPSLRLAHTFPECDGMIYLPGGSESPDSLNFVQVFDVKTQTWKPVPPEKKIFRLRDLQGRAYQNNDVAAASSRRWLVVARLKDRTVSVEGSGTLCLIEKAFYRYASSSGELLWSNRSTESDVWRKVKGLEGLPKFTRYSNVYLVASGGKLVVFWDKYVPARGGYKEKMIWCAEISLETRSSEEVWGKVEWFDAVLTVPKSYKFVYSIAATL, from the coding sequence ATGTCGTTGACAGCCATCGGTTCCGGTGAAGAGCCACCGTCAAAGAAGCTAGCAATAGAACCTACAACCAATCTGCCACTTCCAGATGAGCTAGTATTGGGTTGCTTCGCCCGCGCCTCGAGATTGCACTACCCGATTCTCTCACTCGTCTCCAAGACCTTTCGTTCGCTCACTTCTTCACCGGAGCTTTACCAGACCCGATCTCTACTAAACCGCACCGAGAACTGTCTCTACGTGTGCCTGCAGTTCCCTAATGACCCTTGCCTCCGCTGGTTCACTCTCTGTCGGAAACCCGACAAAGCCCTTAAcaacaagaaaaagaagaagaagagttcaacaAGTGGCAATGTCTTGGGTCAGGTTCGGATTCTCGGTTCTCCTCCTCCAGTGGAATGGTCAAATCTCGTAGCTGTTGGTCATAAGCTCTACGCAGTCAGAGATGGCCCCTGCTCTTCTGACGTCTTCTTTCTCGACTGTCGAACACACACGTGGGTTGAAACTCCGAGCTTGAGGCTTGCTCACACCTTTCCAGAGTGTGATGGGATGATATATTTACCAGGCGGCTCCGAGAGCCCAGATTCTCTCAACTTTGTGCAAGTGTTTGACGTAAAGACACAAACTTGGAAGCCCGTGCCTCCCGAGAAGAAGATATTCAGACTCAGAGATTTACAAGGAAGGGCTTACCAGAACAATGATGTAGCGGCGGCGTCGTCTCGTAGGTGGCTTGTGGTTGCAAGGCTAAAGGATCGTACAGTGTCCGTAGAAGGGTCTGGTACTCTCTGTTTGATAGAGAAAGCATTCTATCGATATGCATCATCCAGTGGGGAGCTACTTTGGTCTAACCGTAGCACCGAATCAGATGTTTGGAGGAAAGTTAAAGGCTTGGAAGGACTGCCTAAGTTTACCCGCTATAGCAATGTTTATCTGGTTGCAAGTGGTGGTAAGTTGGTGGTGTTTTGGGATAAGTATGTCCCTGCACGTGGTGGGTATAAGGAGAAGATGATTTGGTGTGCAGAGATTTCGCTGGAAACGCGCAGCAGTGAAGAGGTTTGGGGAAAGGTAGAGTGGTTCGATGCTGTGCTTACAGTTCCAAAGTCTTACAAGTTCGTGTATTCTATTGCTGCTACCCTTTGA
- the LOC125609430 gene encoding pentatricopeptide repeat-containing protein At2g29760, chloroplastic-like, translated as MASFSTAQPLSLPRHPTFSNPNQPTANNDRSSHTISLIDRCSNLRQLKQIHAQMVRTGLFSDPYSASKLFAISALSHFASLDYACKVFDQIPQPNSFTWNTLIRAYASGPDPLRSISVFLDMVSDSRFGPNKYTFPFLIKAAAEVSSLSLGQSLHGMAVKSAVGCDVFVANSLIHCYFSCGDLDSACKVFTTIQEKDVVSWNSMITGFVQKGSPDKALELFKKMESEDVKASHVTMVGVLSACAKTRNLEFGRRVCSYIEENRVNVNLTLANAMLDMYTKCGSIEDAKRLFDKMEERDNVTWTTMLDGYAILEDYEAAREVLNSMPKKDIVAWNALISAYEQNGKPNEALLVFHELQLQKNIKLNQITLVSTLSACAQVGALELGRWIHSYIKKHGIRLNFYVTSALIHMYSKCGDLEKAREVFSSVERRDVFVWSAMIGGLAMHGCGNEALDMFYKMQEANVKPNGVTFTNVFCACSHSGLVDEAELLFKEMESSYGIVPQEKHYACIVDVLGRSGYLEKAVKFIEAMPIPPSASVWGALLGACKIHANLSLAERACTRLLELEPRNDGAHVLLSNIYAKSGKWESVSELRKHMRVTGLKKEPGCSSIEIDGTIHEFLSGDNEHPMCEKVYGKLNEVMESLKANGYEPEMSQVLQIIDEEEMKEQSLNLHSEKLAICYGLISTEAPKAIRVIKNLRVCGDCHSVAKLISQLYDREIIVRDRYRFHHFRNGQCSCNDFW; from the coding sequence ATGGCTAGCTTCTCCACAGCACAACCTCTCTCACTGCCACGTCACCCGACCTTCTCCAATCCCAATCAACCAACGGCCAATAACGACCGCTCCAGCCACACTATCTCCCTGATCGACCGATGTTCCAACCTCCGACAACTAAAACAAATCCACGCCCAAATGGTCCGCACCGGTCTCTTCAGCGACCCTTACTCAGCCAGCAAGCTATTCGCCATCTCCGCCCTCTCCCACTTCGCGAGTCTCGATTACGCCTGCAAGGTGTTCGATCAAATTCCCCAGCCAAACTCCTTCACCTGGAACACACTCATCCGCGCTTACGCTTCGGGACCAGACCCTCTCCGTAGCATCTCGGTCTTCTTGGACATGGTTTCGGACAGCCGGTTCGGTCCCAACAAGTACACTTTCCCTTTCCTCATCAAAGCTGCCGCAGAAGTTTCTTCTTTATCTCTGGGCCAATCCCTTCACGGGATGGCTGTTAAATCAGCCGTCGGATGCGACGTCTTCGTGGCCAATTCTTTGATACATTGTTACTTCTCCTGTGGGGATTTGGATTCTGCTTGTAAAGTGTTTACCACGATTCAAGAAAAGGACGTGGTTTCTTGGAACTCGATGATTACAGGGTTTGTGCAGAAGGGCTCTCCAGATAAGGCCTTGGAGCTTTTCAAGAAGATGGAGTCGGAGGACGTTAAGGCGAGTCACGTCACGATGGTTGGCGTCTTGTCCGCTTGTGCAAAGACGCGGAATCTTGAGTTCGGGAGGAGGGTTTGTTCTTACATCGAAGAAAACAGAGTGAACGTGAACTTGACGTTGGCTAACGCGATGCTTGATATGTACACCAAGTGTGGAAGCATAGAGGACGCGAAGAGGCTGTTTGATAAGATGGAGGAGAGAGATAACGTCACGTGGACAACAATGCTTGATGGGTATGCGATTTTGGAAGACTACGAAGCGGCTAGAGAGGTTCTTAACTCTATGCCTAAGAAGGATATAGTTGCTTGGAATGCTCTTATATCTGCTTATGAGCAGAACGGTAAGCCTAACGAGGCGCTTCTAGTGTTCCATGAGCTGCAGCTTCAGAAGAACATAAAGCTGAATCAGATCACGCTGGTGAGTACTTTATCGGCTTGTGCGCAGGTAGGGGCACTGGAGTTAGGTAGATGGATCCATAGCTACATCAAAAAGCACGGCATTAGGTTGAATTTTTACGTTACGAGTGCGTTGATTCATATGTACTCTAAATGCGGAGATCTTGAAAAGGCTCGTGAGGTGTTCAGTTCCGTAGAGAGGAGAGATGTGTTTGTGTGGAGCGCGATGATTGGTGGCTTAGCGATGCACGGATGTGGAAACGAAGCATtggatatgttttataaaatgcaGGAGGCTAATGTGAAGCCTAACGGTGTGACTTTCACCAATGTGTTCTGTGCTTGTAGTCATAGTGGTTTGGTAGATGAGGCTGAgttattatttaaagaaatggAATCGAGTTATGGTATTGTCCCTCAGGAAAAGCATTACGCTTGTATAGTTGACGTTCTTGGTCGCTCGGGTTATCTAGAAAAAGCTGTGAAGTTCATAGAAGCGATGCCGATTCCTCCGAGTGCGTCTGTCTGGGGAGCGCTTCTAGGAGCTTGTAAGATCCACGCCAATCTGAGTCTCGCTGAAAGGGCGTGTACACGTTTGCTTGAGCTCGAACCTAGGAACGACGGCGCACACGTGTTGTTATCAAACATATACGCGAAGTCCGGGAAATGGGAAAGCGTTTCTGAGCTGAGGAAGCACATGAGAGTCACCGGACTTAAGAAAGAGCCAGGATGCAGCTCGATTGAGATAGATGGGACGATCCACGAGTTTCTCTCGGGAGACAACGAGCACCCGATGTGTGAGAAGGTGTACGGGAAGTTAAACGAGGTTATGGAGAGTTTGAAAGCGAATGGCTACGAGCCAGAGATGTCTCAGGTCCTGCAGATCATCGATGAAGAAGAGATGAAGGAGCAGTCTCTGAATCTGCATAGTGAGAAGTTGGCGATTTGTTATGGACTGATATCAACGGAGGCTCCTAAGGCGATTAGGGTGATTAAGAATCTGAGGGTGTGTGGAGATTGTCACTCAGTTGCTAAGCTGATATCTCAGCTCTATGATAGAGAGATCATAGTGAGGGACCGGTATCGGTTTCACCATTTCAGAAATGGGCAGTGTTCTTGTAACGATTTCTGGTGA
- the LOC125609431 gene encoding proteasome subunit beta type-2-A-like: MECVFGLVGNGFAIVAADTSAVHSILVHKNNEDKIMLLDSHKLIAASGEPGDRVQFTEYVQKNVSLYQFRNGIPLTTAAAANFTRGELATALRKNPYSVNILMAGYDKEAGASLYYIDYIATLHKVDKGAFGYGSYFSLSTMDRHFRSDMSVEEAIELVDKCITEIRSRLVIAPPNFVIKIVDKDGARTHAWRQSVQDVTTASV; encoded by the exons ATGGAGTGCGTGTTCGGTCTTGTCGGAAATGGATTCGCTATCGTGGCGGCAGATACATCGGCGGTTCACAGTATCCTTGTCCACAAGAACAACGAGGACAAGATCATGCTCCTTGACTCACACAAGCTCATTGCCGCAAGCGGCGAGCCTGGTGACCG GGTTCAGTTTACTGAGTATGTACAGAAGAATGTGTCACTGTATCAGTTCAGAAACGGGATCCCCTTGACTACCGCTGCTGCTGCCAACTTCACTCGTGGTGAGCTCGCCACTGCTTTGAGAAAG AATCCCTACTCTGTGAACATCCTGATGGCTGGCTACGACAAAGAAGCAGGCGCATCTCTATACTACATTGACTACATTGCAACTCTTCACAAGGTTGACAAGGGAGCATTCGGTTACGGCTCATACTTCTCTCTCTCCACGATGGACAGGCACTTCCGCAGTGACATGTCCGTTGAAGAAGCCATTGAACTGGTGGACAAATGCATAACTGAGATCAGGTCAAGGCTGGTGATTGCACCACCAAACTTTGTGATCAAGATCGTGGACAAGGATGGAGCTCGTACTCACGCTTGGCGTCAGTCTGTTCAAGATGTCACCACTGCTTCTGTCTAA
- the LOC125609433 gene encoding 20 kDa chaperonin, chloroplastic-like, whose translation MATKQLIVSPVTVSAKSLASLRVSSAKFGTLKPGTLKQSQFRSLVVKAASVVAPKYTSIKPLGDRILVKIKEAEEKTMGGILLPSTGRRQRRRQWEVSYFHLQVNRNLKEVKSLLWLKGELLGKTKLISLSL comes from the exons ATGGCGACAAAACAACTTATAGTATCACCAGTTACTGTGTCAGCCAAGAGCTTAGCCTCGCTCAGAGTTTCGAGTGCCAAGTTTGGAACTTTGAAACCAGGCACCCTTAAGCAGAGCCAGTTCCGTTCTTTGGTTGTCAAAGCTGCTTCTGTCGTTGCTCCTAAG TACACTTCAATTAAGCCATTGGGAGATAGAATTTTAGTGAAGATCAAGGAGGCAGAGGAGAAGACAATGGGAGGTATCTTACTTCCATCTACAGGTAGGAGGCAGAGGAGAAGACAATGGGAGGTATCTTACTTCCATCTACAGGTCAATCGAAACCTTAAGGAGGTTAAGTCGTTGTTGTGGCTGAAAGGGGAATTATTGGGAAAAACAAAGTTGATATCACTGTCCCTATAA